One window of Paenibacillus albicereus genomic DNA carries:
- a CDS encoding ABC transporter ATP-binding protein: MKPLVVDQVIKQYGDKTAVNGISLEVDRGEIYGLLGANGAGKTTTMRMVLGLIFPDEGRILYDGKPYSKEQLRRIGYLPEERGLYPKVKVSDQLVYLARLKGMSASDADKSLKQWLERFGVPEYYGKRVEELSKGNQQKIQFIATIIHQPQLLILDEAFSGLDPVNVELLKATVKELRDNGSTILFSTHRMEHVEELCRQITILRYGNEVLKGSLKEIKGRFPREKVRLAADGDIAGLEQLPGVLGVKALEQGGWEIRIADEASGRGILRHAMAQAEVSRFEILEPTLNEIFIKTVGETHE, encoded by the coding sequence ATGAAACCGCTTGTAGTCGATCAAGTCATCAAGCAGTACGGAGACAAGACCGCCGTGAACGGCATCAGCCTGGAGGTGGACCGCGGGGAAATCTATGGCTTGCTCGGAGCGAACGGCGCCGGCAAGACGACGACGATGCGCATGGTGCTCGGGCTGATCTTTCCAGACGAAGGACGCATCCTGTACGACGGCAAGCCATACTCCAAGGAGCAGCTGCGCCGCATCGGCTATCTGCCGGAGGAGCGGGGCCTCTATCCGAAGGTCAAAGTGAGCGATCAGCTCGTCTACCTCGCCCGCCTCAAGGGCATGTCCGCGTCCGATGCCGACAAGAGCCTCAAGCAGTGGCTGGAGCGCTTCGGCGTGCCGGAGTACTACGGCAAGCGGGTGGAGGAGCTGTCCAAGGGCAATCAGCAGAAGATCCAGTTCATCGCGACGATCATCCATCAGCCACAGCTGCTCATCCTCGACGAGGCGTTCAGCGGCCTCGACCCGGTCAACGTCGAACTGCTCAAGGCGACGGTCAAGGAGCTGCGCGACAACGGCTCGACGATCCTGTTCTCGACGCACCGGATGGAGCATGTCGAGGAGCTGTGCCGCCAGATCACGATCCTGCGGTACGGCAACGAGGTGCTCAAGGGCAGCCTCAAGGAGATCAAGGGACGCTTCCCTCGGGAAAAGGTGCGGCTCGCCGCAGACGGCGACATCGCCGGCCTGGAGCAGCTGCCGGGCGTGCTCGGCGTGAAGGCGCTCGAGCAGGGAGGCTGGGAGATCCGGATCGCCGACGAGGCGTCCGGCAGGGGCATCTTGCGCCATGCGATGGCGCAGGCGGAAGTGAGCCGGTTCGAGATCCTTGAGCCGACGCTCAACGAAATCTTCATCAAGACGGTAGGTGAGACGCATGAATGA
- a CDS encoding ABC transporter permease yields the protein MNDFLNVTGFTFRNKTKGKAFLVTTIILVAILSLVINLPYLISLFKGEGGSSVKQVGYASVQAEAAESRVTPTLVGRWLEEYFASQPEEGRSLAMVPIDASGDAAADEAALKAAIADGRIDGYIQLQPNADSGFYDAVYKSEKMMDGSAADELRAGLQLVKANAAGLTPEQKLLLYSPVDVKPIQINAGSGEEDGRSAAQQGVNMGLVYAMLFLLFMSIMSTGQIIASEVTTEKSSRIMEVLITSVSPLNSMFGKIFGMFLVGLLQIAIYVLTVFVNVSLPTNKEALGNMNIHLSEVSPDLLIVALLFYLTGYFLYATLYAAVGSLVSRTEDLGQAVMPLTFLSIGGFYLGMFNLAAPDSMLVKITSFIPFFSPYVMVLRSGVGSVEYWEIGVSLLIMLVSIYVFGWLSAKIYRTGVLLYGKRPSLKELRKAMKAYKI from the coding sequence ATGAATGATTTCCTGAACGTAACCGGATTCACGTTCCGCAACAAGACGAAGGGCAAGGCTTTCCTCGTCACGACGATCATCCTGGTCGCGATCCTCTCGCTCGTCATCAACCTGCCGTACCTCATCTCCTTGTTCAAAGGAGAAGGAGGCTCCAGCGTCAAGCAGGTCGGCTACGCCTCCGTCCAGGCCGAAGCGGCGGAAAGCCGCGTCACGCCGACGCTCGTCGGGCGCTGGCTGGAGGAATACTTCGCCTCCCAGCCGGAAGAAGGACGCAGCCTGGCCATGGTGCCGATCGACGCCTCCGGCGATGCGGCCGCGGATGAAGCCGCGCTGAAGGCTGCGATCGCGGACGGCCGCATCGACGGCTATATCCAGCTTCAGCCCAATGCGGACAGCGGCTTCTACGACGCCGTCTACAAGTCCGAGAAGATGATGGACGGCTCGGCGGCCGACGAGCTGCGGGCCGGACTGCAGCTCGTCAAGGCGAACGCGGCCGGGCTGACGCCGGAGCAGAAGCTGCTGCTGTACTCGCCGGTCGACGTCAAGCCGATCCAGATCAATGCCGGCTCCGGCGAGGAGGACGGACGCTCCGCCGCCCAGCAGGGCGTCAATATGGGGCTCGTCTATGCGATGCTGTTCCTGCTGTTCATGTCGATCATGTCCACGGGCCAGATCATCGCCAGCGAGGTGACGACCGAGAAGAGCTCGCGCATCATGGAGGTGCTCATCACGAGCGTCTCGCCGCTGAACAGCATGTTCGGCAAGATCTTCGGCATGTTCCTCGTCGGCCTGCTGCAGATCGCCATCTACGTGCTGACCGTCTTCGTCAACGTGAGCCTGCCGACGAACAAGGAAGCGCTCGGGAACATGAACATCCATCTGTCCGAGGTCAGTCCCGACCTGCTGATCGTGGCGCTGCTGTTCTATCTGACCGGCTACTTCCTGTATGCGACGCTGTATGCGGCCGTCGGCTCGCTCGTCAGCCGCACCGAGGATCTCGGACAGGCGGTCATGCCGCTGACGTTCCTGTCGATCGGGGGCTTCTATCTCGGCATGTTCAACCTGGCGGCGCCGGACAGCATGCTGGTCAAGATCACCTCGTTCATCCCGTTCTTCTCGCCGTACGTCATGGTGCTGCGCTCCGGCGTCGGCAGCGTCGAGTACTGGGAGATCGGCGTCTCGCTGCTCATCATGCTCGTCAGCATCTACGTCTTCGGCTGGCTGTCGGCCAAGATCTACCGCACCGGCGTGCTGCTCTACGGCAAGCGCCCAAGCCTCAAGGAGCTGCGCAAGGCCATGAAGGCTTATAAAATCTGA
- a CDS encoding small multi-drug export protein produces MELESFLEQLQDSNPFFQFFGVMLVAMIPFLEGYFAVPLGIAVGFSPLLTISAAIVGNWLSVMAVILASDRFRQWMQGRGKSQKAQEKENKRWQKGQKMFHKYGVPGVSLLGPLLIGDHLAALICIASGAPKRSVVLWQTIAIVVWAVGTGILVLLGLSAINA; encoded by the coding sequence ATGGAGCTTGAATCCTTTCTCGAGCAGCTTCAAGACTCAAATCCTTTCTTTCAGTTCTTCGGCGTCATGCTCGTCGCGATGATCCCGTTCCTGGAGGGCTACTTCGCGGTCCCGCTAGGGATCGCCGTAGGGTTCTCGCCGCTGCTGACGATCAGCGCCGCCATCGTCGGCAACTGGTTGTCCGTCATGGCGGTCATCCTGGCCAGCGATCGGTTCCGCCAGTGGATGCAGGGGCGGGGCAAGTCGCAGAAGGCGCAGGAAAAAGAAAACAAGCGCTGGCAGAAGGGCCAGAAAATGTTTCATAAGTATGGGGTGCCTGGAGTATCCCTGCTCGGCCCCCTGCTGATCGGCGACCATCTCGCCGCGCTGATCTGCATCGCCTCCGGCGCGCCCAAGCGCTCCGTGGTGCTGTGGCAGACGATCGCCATCGTCGTATGGGCGGTCGGCACCGGCATCCTCGTCCTGCTTGGACTGAGCGCCATCAACGCTTGA
- a CDS encoding polysaccharide deacetylase family protein gives MERGAARTIESLGKGAEGIALTFDDGPDPDYTPKVLELLARHGARATFFLLGMRAAEQPELAARIAAEGHEIGNHTWHHPDLTAESEETARREIGQAQQLLERLTGRAPALFRSPYGTFDDRLLRLAEELGLGFCLWSVDTEDWRLPGADALAERISGARPGDIVLLHDAGGDRRQTLEALERALPELAASYRLDTVSSLLRGDPG, from the coding sequence ATGGAGCGAGGAGCGGCAAGGACCATCGAAAGCCTGGGAAAGGGAGCGGAGGGCATCGCCCTGACGTTCGACGACGGGCCGGACCCGGATTACACGCCGAAGGTGCTGGAGCTGCTGGCGCGGCATGGAGCGAGGGCGACGTTTTTCCTGCTCGGCATGCGGGCGGCGGAGCAGCCGGAGCTGGCGGCGCGCATCGCGGCCGAAGGCCATGAGATCGGCAACCATACGTGGCATCATCCCGACCTGACGGCCGAGTCCGAAGAGACGGCCCGGCGCGAGATCGGACAAGCCCAGCAGCTGCTGGAGCGTCTGACCGGGCGCGCTCCCGCTTTGTTCCGCAGCCCATACGGCACGTTCGACGACCGCCTGCTCAGGCTGGCCGAGGAGCTCGGACTCGGCTTCTGCCTCTGGTCGGTCGACACCGAGGACTGGCGGCTGCCCGGCGCCGACGCGCTGGCGGAGCGGATCTCGGGCGCCAGGCCGGGCGACATCGTACTCCTGCATGACGCGGGCGGCGACCGCCGCCAGACGCTGGAGGCGCTGGAGCGCGCGCTGCCGGAGCTGGCGGCGAGCTATCGGCTGGACACGGTGAGCTCGCTGCTGCGCGGCGATCCAGGTTGA
- a CDS encoding MerR family transcriptional regulator — protein MTKWTTGQVSKQRDISVRTLRYYDQIGLLTPSDKDGNGRRHYSEEDLFTLEKITMLKSLSLPLDEIRQVMDKLSFRHILIAHHNHLQEQLAALQGSIENTTSLIHMIDLEGELSWDRVSHLIRTIQPKSRQWIDYFGEEESAFLQQALPSLSRGDSATQHYVSLLRRIEWCVRQSIPPESEEGCRIASELMKLSHETFGGDEELMDKFWEVRKRPAEETGLYPVSSEVLEFVERSIAAASQQGEE, from the coding sequence ATGACGAAATGGACGACAGGACAAGTATCCAAGCAGCGGGACATCTCCGTCCGGACGCTGCGCTATTATGACCAAATCGGCTTGTTGACGCCGAGCGACAAGGATGGGAACGGCCGCAGGCACTATTCCGAGGAAGATTTGTTCACGCTGGAAAAGATCACGATGCTCAAATCGCTCTCGCTGCCGCTCGACGAGATTCGGCAGGTCATGGACAAGCTTTCTTTCCGCCATATCTTGATCGCCCATCATAACCATCTTCAGGAGCAGCTCGCGGCTCTGCAAGGCAGCATCGAGAATACGACCTCCCTCATCCATATGATCGACTTGGAAGGCGAGCTTTCTTGGGACCGGGTGTCCCATCTGATCCGGACCATCCAGCCGAAGTCCAGGCAATGGATCGACTACTTCGGCGAGGAGGAGAGCGCGTTCCTGCAACAAGCGCTTCCAAGCCTCAGCCGCGGCGACTCGGCTACCCAGCATTATGTTTCGCTGCTTCGCCGGATCGAATGGTGCGTGCGGCAGTCCATTCCCCCGGAATCCGAGGAAGGCTGCCGCATCGCCAGCGAGCTCATGAAGCTGTCGCACGAAACGTTCGGCGGAGATGAGGAGCTGATGGACAAGTTCTGGGAAGTGAGGAAGCGGCCTGCCGAGGAGACGGGACTGTATCCGGTATCCAGCGAGGTGCTGGAGTTCGTGGAACGAAGCATCGCGGCCGCATCGCAGCAAGGCGAAGAGTAA
- a CDS encoding CPBP family intramembrane glutamic endopeptidase, giving the protein MTAATHWKKSDPWTWREFAALLALEFVFVMIAVKFGLQRLYEEWLGNTLYSGTLTGLTIAVVLLAGVYIVALRPNQASWAEVGLRRFPPRYGWRILLWLLALIALSVAAVYGTSLLGNTVDNSKTESLKQNAALAGLLIGIVSAGIVSPVYEEIFYRGFIYRWLRTRTGRTGAIVLSSLIFTLAHYPTLNAMPVNFLSGIVLAWTYERTGSVVPGMIVHGAFNTIAVLLTAMG; this is encoded by the coding sequence ATGACAGCAGCAACACATTGGAAAAAGAGCGATCCTTGGACTTGGCGCGAGTTCGCAGCCTTGCTCGCCCTGGAATTCGTCTTCGTCATGATTGCGGTCAAATTCGGCCTGCAGAGGCTTTACGAGGAATGGCTCGGAAATACGCTTTACTCCGGCACGCTCACCGGCCTGACGATCGCGGTCGTTCTTCTGGCGGGAGTATACATCGTCGCTCTGAGGCCGAACCAGGCATCGTGGGCGGAAGTCGGGCTGAGGCGATTTCCGCCGAGATACGGGTGGAGGATCCTGCTCTGGCTGCTGGCGCTGATCGCGCTCAGCGTGGCGGCGGTCTATGGAACCAGCTTGCTCGGGAATACGGTGGACAACAGCAAGACCGAGAGCCTGAAGCAGAACGCCGCTCTCGCCGGACTGCTGATCGGCATCGTCTCCGCCGGCATCGTGTCGCCGGTGTACGAGGAGATTTTCTATCGCGGATTCATCTATCGCTGGCTGCGGACGCGCACGGGAAGGACGGGGGCGATCGTCCTGAGCTCGCTCATCTTCACGCTGGCTCATTATCCGACCTTGAACGCCATGCCCGTCAATTTCTTGAGCGGGATCGTGCTGGCATGGACGTATGAACGGACGGGATCCGTCGTGCCGGGCATGATCGTCCACGGAGCCTTCAATACGATCGCCGTCCTGCTGACGGCGATGGGCTAG